GCCGCAATGGGCGATGTGTTGGTTCTGTTGACCGCACAATCAGCCAAAGATGATTTGCGTGAGGTTAAGGGTAATGTGACCCGCGTGACCCATGCCAATGGTGAGTTGGTGGGGTTTAACATTTTGAATGTGTCCGCCCAGGTTGCATTGGATGCGACAGTTGCCGGTCAAGTTGCCTTGTCAGTTGAGCAAGTTGCAGCAGTGAATGCAGTGATCGGGGCTGCAGGGTTTGATGATATTTTGGCTGCCGATGATGCACCCAAGCTCGTCGTTGGGTATGTCGAAACGGCCGAGCCACACCCTGATTCAGACCATCTACAAGTTACAACAACCAAAGTATCAGATACTGAGACTGTTCAAATTGTTTCCGGTTCACCAAACATGCGGGCCGGTATTAAGGTGGTTGTCGCCAAAGTCGGTGCTATGATGCCATCAGGTTTGATTATCTGGCCGAGCGCTTTGCGTGGCGTACCCTCAAACGGCATGATCGTTTCTGGTCGTGAATTACAACTACCAAATGCTCCGCAAGTACCTGGAGCATTAATCCTACCAGATGACTACGCTGAAATCGGAACCCCCTTTGATCGTTTCGCAGAAAGCGCCCAAAAGCTATTTATAGACTAGAGGTTGATCAATGAGTCAGCGTCCAATTGTTTACTATCAAAATTTGATGCCAAAATATGATGCATCGGTGACGGCATTGATGCTTGCTAAGACGGATTACATTCTGTTCACGGATGAACCAGTCACAGAACCGATTGTCGTTGAAACGTTGTGGCCGCATGTACCGGCTGAACAGGTGGGTGCAACCAACGTCACGAAAGCCCTGGGTACGAGTCTGACATCGATCTTGGATGAGGAAACGCAAGCAAGTGCACAAGCACCATTAAATTACTTTAAGTAGAAATATCGCAAGTCAAGGAGCTTAATTAAGGGCTCCTTGACTTGCTTTTTTAAATAAATCATTATGTATACAACTTTAATTGCAGTAAAAGTTAATTTAGAAAAAATTTAAGTTTGAAATCTAAGAAAAAAGAGTCCATGATGTACGTGTAGGTTGACAATAAGGAGGGGCACGTGTGGTTGTTATAATGATATCAGGACTAAATTAAAGTAATATAATAATCTTGCTTAGTCATTTGTTTATCTTAAAGGGAAATGTATCTATTATGAAAAAAATAATTAATGTTACTATTACGCTGGTAACTGCACTAACTTTGTTAGCACCAGTTTCGGTTTTCGCGGATGATCTTACAGGTTCAACTGCAACTGATGTAACTTTTACAGCAGGTAGTCTTAGTTTGACGGGTGTGACTACTTCAGCTACTTTTGATGCAACGACGGATGCCTTATCGGCTGGTACAATTTATACAGGTGGATTGGATGCGACTTCGACAACTAAACTTGGAGCAAAAGTAACTGATTTAACTGCAAGTACAAGCGGATGGACATTAACATTGGCAAAATCAGCTTGGACAGCTGGTACGGGTGGAACTACTGCAGGAGTAACAGTTCTTGATAATAACGCTAAAATCCTGGTTAATTCTAAGGAACTAACAACAGCTGGTACAACTATTCAAACAGGCGATGGCAACACGGTTGAAACTACAATGGCTGATTTGCCATTGGAAATTACGTTGCCGACTGGAACTGCTATTAAGGCTGGATCTTATACCAACACTTTGAACTGGAGTTTAGCTGCTGGCGTTTCTACAACACAAAACTA
This is a stretch of genomic DNA from Weissella soli. It encodes these proteins:
- the ytpR gene encoding YtpR family tRNA-binding protein, with product MLIASYNKAAMGDVLVLLTAQSAKDDLREVKGNVTRVTHANGELVGFNILNVSAQVALDATVAGQVALSVEQVAAVNAVIGAAGFDDILAADDAPKLVVGYVETAEPHPDSDHLQVTTTKVSDTETVQIVSGSPNMRAGIKVVVAKVGAMMPSGLIIWPSALRGVPSNGMIVSGRELQLPNAPQVPGALILPDDYAEIGTPFDRFAESAQKLFID